The genomic window AAACCCAACCCAGTGTCAAAATTTCCATACCAGTAAGCTCAAAACTAAAATTACAAAACAACTCTAAACTTTATAATACTTCCAAGGGAGTCCCGAAAGGTATTGAAGGGCGATCGCACTAAGCAAAATTCTATTAGTTTACAAAGTTTCCAAATAACTCAGCAAATCTGCCATTTCTTTTGTATTCGGCTGAAATTGAGGCATTGGCGGAGTCTCGCCGCTCACGACTTGGTGAATCAAACCATAACGAGATTTGTGCTTGGAAACTCCCTGCAAGCTTGGTCCAACGCTACCATCTCCTTGCCAACCATGACAACCTGCACAATTCATCTGAAAAATTGCCTGCCCTTGAGCAGCATTGCCTGAAATCGATAAAACGCTCTTGATATACGGATCGGATACTCGGATTCTATGAATGCCAAAAACCCCTAGCATCAGCGTCAACAGCACCGCCATCGCCAACAAAATTAGCTGCTGAATAATTGCGTCAGGTTTAGAAAGCTGTTTATCCAAGTTTACAATTTGAATCAGAATTACAAAAATATTTGATCTCCCTACACATAGCTTAAAAGTTCTTGTAAGTGTCGGCAAGTAAAATAATTGTTTTGCTCAAACAATTCTCAACTATAAATTACCTATTTGCCTAGATTGTCCGTACTGCAACCCCCAATCAAGGAGCATTTTTTGTCGGACATGAATTAGCATATTTTTTTAATAAAGTTCTTGTTTTGCTATAAATCGATAAAAAACTTAAGACTTTACCCAAATAATCTAGATAAGCAAGGATAATTATGGCGATCGCCACAGTTGTATAAACATCAAGTATTTTATACTTTTTCCCCGAAAAGTAAATAAAAGTTAGCGATAAGTCAATAGGCAAATCAATTCTTAACATTGCGGCGATAAGTTCAATCTAATTTGCTGTGATAAACTATTGGACGCAAGATAAAAATAACTACTTGAAAAGTAAGTATTAAATTACTAAAAAATTAATATTTAATTAGTAGCTAAGTAAGAATACTGTAAATATTCTCAAGCTTTAGTAATTGCGATCGCCCTTTGGCAAAATAGGATAATCGTTATGGAAATCGATCTACAAATTCAAGGCATTAATTTAAGGGGAGATGTTGCAAAAGTGTTGATATGATAACATTCAAGTAGGGAAGTAGTAGTATAAATAGTATCAAGATTAGCCATGATTACACAAGTATTGCATTGTCCTCACTGTCAGGGAGTAGATATTGTAAAAAATAGATACAAATTTGGTCTATCTATTTAACTTCTTACCAATACTTTTACAACACCTCCGGAAATTATTTGCTTATCTAAACCGCTTTTGGTGTTGGTATCTAGCAATCGGTTAGCTAAAGGTGCAAGCATTAACCGAACTTGAGTTTCGCGGATGTAATCTTTTGCTTGGGTTTTGAGTAAAGCGTGAGTTTTTAACAGGTTAATTTTATTAGTAGTAATTTCGCCCTCAATGTGCTTAATTAATTGGTGAGTGACGTACTCCATTACCACTGGTTGCAAGGTAAATAAACTTTGCTGTTTTTCAATTAAACTTCGCCGCTCTAAAGACATTAATGCTTCAAGGAGCCTAGCTGGTGTGACTTGTGGTACAAAATTTGCGAGTAACTGTTGTAAATTGACGCTTTGACGTTCAATTGCCAAACTATACATTACTTGCTCTTCTAAATCGGACAAGCGATTGAGTTGTTGGGCTAAAAGCTGGTGAATATCGCCAAAAATTGCCGCACCAGGCGTTAAAAACTCTAGGAATTTTGTTAGATTACCAGCAAAGAAGTCTTTAAGTGCGATCGCTACCATATTCAATGCTAAAGGATTGCCAGAATAGTAAGAGATTAATCTTTGCCATTCTTGAGATGAACCACAGTAGTTACCTTTAAGATTAAATATTGCTTGGGCGGCGCTAATTGGTAAACCCCCTAATTGCAACGAACGAATGGGGAGACATTCACCTTCTTTAACCGCAATACTTTGAGGCTTTTCCCGACTGGTAAGTAAAAGACAACTTTGATGTTCTGTTTCGCCAATACATCGGATTAGCTGACCGTAGCCATCGTAACTTTGTTGATAGCCGCTTTTGCAATCGTGAGAGCGCATAATTGTTTCTACATTATCTAAAATTAATAGACAACGATGCGATCGCAAACAGTCTAGCAAACACAATATCTGACTATCTAGGGAATGTGGGATAGTTTTTTGTTTGTTGGGGATAAATTGCAGCAATTCTGTTAATAAATCCGTTATTGGTGGCGCATTGCGGAGACTCCGCCAAATTATATAATCAAACTTTTCCTGAATCTGTTTCGCACAATGCACAGACAAAGTAGTTTTACCAATTCCACCCATGCCAAATAAACCAACTACGCGGCAATTTTCTTTAACAATCCATCGTTCTAAAGTTGCAAGTTCGGTTGTTCTACCGTAAATATTACCTAGTTGCGAAGCATCTCCCCAATCAATGCGGCTTTTGCTGACATCCTGACGCGGCGCTACTTTGCTAAAGGCGTACCGCCTAACAACAGACTGAACATTAGTTTTACTAACCTTTTCGCCTAATACTTGACTGAGAACTTGCCATAACTGAGAGCCTGCTTGTTTGAGATAACCAACTTCGTAGCCAGTATTTTGAGCAATTTGTTGATAAGAGTGTTCTTCCCAGACTTGGCGAAATACCGTAGCGTGAAGTTTGCTTAACCGTTCTGCGCTTAAGGCTTTTTCTACAACTATCAGTGCTTCTTCAGTGTTCATTGACTGGAAAATTCTTTGAGGCTTGTAAAGAGCCATACTAATTTTTTTTTGAATATACCTTCTGTTACTGAGATGACAATCTACGAACTTTTATGTCACCTTTAACGAACTATTTAGCACCCGCAAACTTTTAATTTCCTGCTAGTATCTTTTGCAAAGGCGATAGAAACTTAGTGTTTTTAACAAAGGCGAGCCAATACTTATGAGTAATAGCAATTTTTTATACTTACGCCGCCGTCAATTTATCCGAGGACTTTTAGCAACTACAGCATTTGCAACTACTACAAAATTTGGTACTGGTTGCAGTGCGGAAAAACAAACTCAAGCGACTTCAACAGGCGCAGGTAAATCTGTTGTCATGGGATTTATTTATGTTGGGCCTAAAGATGATTATGGATACAATCAGGCACACGCCCAAGGAAAAGCCGGAGTTTCAAAATTAGAGTGGGTGAAATCTGTAGAAGAAGCGAATGTTCCAGAAAATACTTCCGTAGAAGAAACAATGCGGAATATGATCGAACAAGATGGAGTAACAGTTTTGTTTCCCACCTCTTTCGGTTATTTCGACCCCCACATTCTCAAAATTGCCAAAGAATACCCAGAAGTTCAGTTTTTCCACTGTGGCGGACGTTACGAGGAAGGGAAGCATCCAAACAATGTTGGTAGCTACTTCGGCTACATTGATGAAGCCCAGTATATAGCAGGGATTGTAGCGGCCCATACATCTAAAACTGGGAAATTAGGTTTTATTGGTGCTAAAGCAATTCCTCAAGTTTTGCGTAATATCAATAGTTTCACCTTGGGAGCGCGTAGTGTGAAGCCAGAAGTGACAACCCAAGTAGTGTTTACGGGTGATTGGTCAATACCTGTCAAAGAAGCAGAAGCAGCTAATAGTATGGCAGACCAAGGTATTGATGTGCTGACTTGTCACGTAGATAGCCCAAAAGTAATTATGGAAACTGCTGAAAAACGCAATATTTTCTCTAGTGGTTACCACGCTAGTCAAGCTACGTTAGCGCCTAAAGGCTATCTTACAGGAGCAGAGTGGGATTGGACTAATGTTTATGCTAAATATGCCGAAATGATTAAAGAGGGAAAAACCCTAAACAATGGCGGGATTCCTCATTTAGTACGCGGTGGTTTAAAAGATGGCTTTTTGAAGATATCAGACTATGGTACGGCAGTCAGTGACGCAGCTAAAAAAGATGCTGATGCGGCTAAAGCAAAGTTTACTGATGGCAGCATGGTTATTTATAAAGGGGAGATTAAAGATAATACCGGAAAAGTTGCGATCGCAGCCGGGAAAGATTTTAAACAGCAAGATGCGGAATTAGAAAAAATGAATTGGTTAGCCGCCGGAGTTGTAGGAACTTTAGGTTAAATTTATGACTAATCGTAGACTAGCAACTCTGGAATCTGTTTTTATTCCCATTGGCGCGATCGCATTTTCTTTAGTATTATTTGGATTATTTTGTTTAGCTGTAGGTGCGAATCCTTTTGGAGTCTACGCCTCAATTTATAAAGCCGCTTTTGGTAGTTGGTATTCTTTCCAAAACACCTTAATTCGCTCTGCACCATTAATGTTAAGTTCCCTCTGTACAGCCCTTCCAGCCCAGTTAGGATTGATAATTATTGGCAATGAGGGGGCGCTGGTTGTCGGTGGTTTGGGGGCGATAGTGGCGGGTTTAAGCCTATCTGGAGCGACTTCTATAGTGGTGCAGCTATCTATGGCAGTAGCCGGGATTGTTTGCGGTGGTTTGTGGATTGCGGCGGTAGGGGCTTTGCGTTACTACCGGGGAGTAAACGAGACAATTAGTAGTTTGTTGCTTAATTATATTGCGATCGCACTTCTCAATCATCTCGTTGGTGGGCCATTAAAAGATCCCAGTAGTTTAAACAAACCTTCAAGTTTCCCCCTGGCGGCGACGGATATGTTGGGCAATATTCCCGGTACTCGCGTACATTACGGGCTAATTTACGGGTTAATTGCTTGCGTAGTTACCTACTTTTTAATTAAACATACTACCTTTGGTTTTGCCGCACGGACGGCGGGGGGAAATATCCGCGCGGCAAAAATTGTAGGATTACCTGTAGGCAAATTGACTATGGCAATTTGTTTTTTAGCGGGTTCTTGTGCAGGATTGGCGGGAATGGTAGAAGTTGCGGCGGTACAAGGACGCGCGAATGAGTCTTTAAATTCTAACTATGGTTACGCGGGGATTTTAGTTGCTTTTATTGCCCGTTACAATCCCTTAGCGGCGAGTTTGGTAGCCGTTTTACTTGGTGGGATTTTAGCGAGTGGGGGAATTTTGCAGCGCAGTCACAATCTACCGGATGCAACAGTTTTAGTATTTCAAGGATTAGTTTTTATTGTGGTGTTGTACAGCGAATCTCTCTACGGACGCTTGGCAATATTTAAAGAACGACAAGTAGTCAAAAGTCCGCCCACAGTCACAGTTTAATTACCAAGTATTAACAAAATGACTACAGAATCATTGGGTTGGTTAGGTGTACCATTAGCGATCGCAGCAGGTACTTTAAGAGGGAGCGCTCCCTTTCTGTTTGTTAGTCTGGGCGAGTGTTTGACAGAAAAAAGCGGCAAGATAAATCTGGGTTTAGAAGGAACATTATTAACTGGCGCTATGAGTGCTTATGCCATTTCTTACCTTACGGGTTCGCCTTGGCTGGGTGTATTAGTGGCAGGTTTGGCGGGGATGCTGTTGGGATTGATTCATGCTTGGCTATCTCAACAACCCAAAGTCAACGATATTGCGGTGGGGATTGCGATGATTATTTTTGGTAGCGGGATTGCTTTCTTTTTTGGTAAACCTTTTATCCAGCCTGCTGCGCCGCAATTACCAACTATAGATTTAGGTAGTTGGAGTAATTTCCCTCAAATAGAATCGGCTTTAAAAATTAGCCCGTTATTTCTCATCGGTGTAGCTGTAGCGCCCTTAATGCAATGGTTTTTTAAATCAACTCGTTGGGGTTTATATATCCGGGCGGTGGGCGATAGTCCTGATGCGGCTAAAGCAATGGGTATTTCAATATCGAAGGTGCGAATGCTGTGTATTATTGCTGGAAGTTTTTTAGCAGGAATTGGCGGGGCTTATTTATCTCTTTACTATCCGGGGAGTTGGACAGAACGTATTTCTAGCGGACAAGGATTAATGGCAGTTGCTTTAGTAATTTTTGCGCGATGGAATCCAATTCAATGTTTGTATGCTTCCTTATTATTTGGCGGCGCACAAGCCATTGGGCCAGCTTTGCAATCAGTGGGGATAAATTCTTATTACTACTTATTCAATGCTTCGCCGTACATTTTGACTTTGGCAATTATGATTTTTACCTGTTCGCCCAAACGAACGTTGATGGGTGCGCCAGGGGCATTAGGAACAGTTAATTAAATAAGGGGATAAAAAATGAGTGGACTTGGCGGTTTAAATAAGTTACCCGATGGGGTAGTTATTGGACTTGTACAGTTACAGTTGCCCACAGTAGTTACTCCTGATGACTTAACAATACAATGCGATCGCATTTGCAATATGGTAGGCAAAGCGCGGCGTAATTTACCTTCAATGGATTTGGTAGTTTTTCCAGAGTACGCCCTACATGGCTTATCAATGGACACTAATCCAGAAATTATGTGTAGTTTAGATGGAAAAGAAGTAACAGCTTTTCAAATTGCCTGTCGGGATAACAAAATCTGGGGTTGCTTTTCAATTATGGAATTTAACCCCCAAGGAAATCCGTACAATAGCGGCATTATTATTGATGACACTGGAGAAATTAAACTTTATTATCGCAAATTACATCCTTGGATTCCTGTAGAACCTTGGGAACCTGGAAACCTTGGTATCCCTGTCTGTGAAGGCCCAAACGGTAGCACTTTATCTTTAATTATCTGTCACGATGGGATGTTTCCAGAAATGGCGCGAGAATGTGCTTATAAAGGTGCGGATATTATGCTTCGTACCGCAGGATATACCGCCCCAATTCGTCATTCTTGGCAAATTACAAATCAAACTAATGCTTTTTGCAACTTAATGTACACAGCATCCGTTTGTATGTGCGGTACTGATGGTAGCTTCGACTCTATGGGCGAGGGAATGATTGTTAGCTTTGACGGTACGCCGATTGTGACAGGTAGCAGCCGCCCGGATGAAATTATCACCGCCGAAGTACGACCAAAATTAGTCCAAGAAGCGCGGCGACATTGGGGAGTTGAAAACAACATTTATCAATTTGGTCATCGGGGCTATGTGGCGGTAAAAGGTGGCGCACAAGACTGTCCTTACACCTATATGCAGGATTTAGTTAACGGCTGCTATCGCTTACCTTGGGAAGACGAGGTAATTCATACAGATGGCACTTCCTGCGGTTTTCCAGTTCCTACGCGGACATATCAAAATGTATTAACGGAGGCTGAAAAAGATGGGACGCTTTGTTGAAGCCGAACCCTATTTATATCCGTTTAATGGCGATTTGCGGAAAGAAAATACAGTTTTGCTAATCATTGATATGCAGACTGATTTCTGCGGAGTTGGCGGCTATGTAGATAAGATGGGCTACGACTTATCTTTGACTCGCGCACCGATTGAACCGATTAAAAAGGTTTTAGAAGTAGTGCGAAATCTGGGTTATCCCGTCATGCACACCCGCGAAGGACACCGCCCTGATTTAAGCGATTTACCAGAAAATAAACAATGGCGATCGCGTCAAATTGGCGCAGGAATCGGCGATAATGGCCCCTGTGGTAGAATTTTAGTTCGCGGCGAACCAGGATGGGAAATTATCCCAGAACTTGCCCCCGCACTAGGAGAAGCAGTTATCGACAAGCCTGGTAAAGGTTCTTTCTACGCCACCGACTTAGATTTATTGCTAAAACGTCAAAATATCCAAAACATTGTACTTGCAGGCATTACTACCGATGTCTGCGTGCATACAACAATGCGCGATGCCAACGATCGCGGTTATGAATGCTTACTTCTTACTGATTGCACCGCCGCCACCGATTACAGCAATCATTTAGCGGCTTTAAAAATGATTCAAATGCAAGGAGGAGTATTTGGGGCGATCGCACATTCCACAAATTTTATTCAAGCTATTAGCCCATAGATTTCTTGTAAGCTGTTAATCCATATTTTCCCCCTTTTTCAAGGGGGGCTAGGGGGGATCTCACGACGGGCAAAATACAGACCATACCTTATTATCAGGTGTAAACAATGGCAAAAGTTATAGATAATTCAACAACAATGCTACGTCTTAATAATCTAATTCCCCCAGAATTAGCCGTAGTAAATATGACTAAGAAATTCGGGACAATGACGGCATTAGATAACGTCTCAATGACTCTCAAACCAGGAAGTTTCCACGCTTTATTAGGGGAAAATGGCGCAGGTAAAAGTACCTTAGTTAAATGTTTGATGGGGTTTTATACTCCCACCTCTGGGAAAGTATTGATTGACAATCAATTACGTCAAATTGACAGTCCCCGCGATGCACATAAGTACAGTGTAGGTATGGTTTACCAGCATTTTACCTCAGTACCAGCGATGACCGTTGCCGAGAATTTGGTTTTATCCAAGTTTGACAGTCCAAACTTGATTAACTGGAAAGCTGAGAAGCGCGAATTAAATGCTTTTATGCAAACTGCGCCGTTTCAGATTCCGTTAAATATCCCCATTACTCAACTAGCGGCGGGACAAAAGCAAAAACTCGAAATTCTTAAACAACTGTATTTAAAAAATCGGATTTTGATTTTAGATGAACCAACCTCAGTTTTAACACCTGCTGAAGCCGACGAAGTTTTGGGATTATTGCGCCAACAAGTCAGTTTAGGACAATTAAGCGTATTAATGATTAGTCATAAATTCCGAGAAGTTACAGCTTTTGTAGATGAAATTACTGTTTTGCGTAAAGGTAAATTTGCCGGAAGCGGTTTAGTAAAAGACTTAACTGTTGCAGACATGGCGCATATGATGATGGGGGAAAAGCGATCGCCTACACCAGTATCAAAAGTAGCAATTACCGAAGTTAAGCCTGTATTAGAAATAAAAAATCTTCACGCTAATAAAGACAATGGTACAGAAGCCGTTGCAGGAGTCAATCTCAACGTTCATAATGGGGAAATTGTTGGAATTGCGGGAATTTCAGGCAATGGTCAAAGGGAATTAGTAGAAGTTTTAGCAGGTCAACGTTTGGCGACTTCTGGAGAAGTTTTAGTAAACAAAGAACCTTACACCGCCAAGCGCGAACAGATATATCGCCACAAAGTGTTTACATTACCCGAAGAACCTTTACGCAACGCTTGCGTAGCTTCTATGAGTGTGGCAGAAAACCTCGCTTTTAGAACCTTTGACAAGTCGCCGCAATCTGTTGGTGGCGCGTTGCTGGTAATGTCTGCAATCCGAAATGCTGCTAAAACTTTAATTCAAACTTTCTCGATTAAAACACCTTCAGCAGATACACCTGTAGGGAATTTATCGGGGGGAAACGTGCAAAGGACGGTACTTGCAAGAGAATTAGCGGCGGAACATATTAATTTACTAATTGCGGCTAATCCTTGCTTTGGCTTAGATTTTGCGGCGGTAGATTACATACATTCTCAAATAGTTGCAGCGCGAAATAGAGGTGTAGCAGTGATGTTAGTTAGTGAAGACTTGGACGAACTATTAAAACTAAGCGATCGCATTGTCGTCATTAGCGAGGGCAAATTTGTCTATGAAAGTGAAATTTCTCAAGCTGATTTTGCCACCATCGGTAGAAGTATGGCGGGACACTAATGCAATCAACTTTAATTCTCAAAGACTTACTTAATATTACCTCCCACCAAGAGGAATTACCCTGGCAACCTTTCCGCGAGGGAGTTGAAATTTACCGACTGTATGGGGATGGAAGCAGTGCGGCGGCGGCGTTATTACGCTACCAACCCTTAGCTAAAGTTCCCAGACACGATCATTTAGGTTTTGAACATATTTTTGTACTTTCTGGTTCGCAAACCGATGAAAACGGCGAACATTTAGCCGGAACTCTCGTTATCAATCCACCTCAAAGCAACCACAGCGTTACTAGCGATGCTGGTTGTATTGTTCTAGTCATTTGGGAAAAACCTATATCTATATGGTCTTAATATCTGCTCAACCTTACGATTACGAGTTGCCTGTTAAAGGTCTAGGATTGCTAATTATTGATATGCAGCGAGACTTTCTAGAACCAGGGGGTTTTGGTGAAGCTTTAGGCAACGATATCAGTTACTTACGTCAAATTGTACCAACAGTACAGCAATTATTAAAAACCTTTCGCCGCTTGCAGTTACCAATCTTTCACACTATCGAAGGTCATGCGCCAGATTTATCCGATTGCCCTAATTCTAAATTGCAACGAGGTAAAGGAAATCTCAAAATTGGCGATCGCGGATCGATGGGAAGAATTTTAGTTTTAGGCGAACCCGGTAACGCCATTATCCCCGAACTTAGCCCGATTGCTAGAGAGTTTGTAATTTCTAAGCCTGGTAAAGGCGCTTTTTGTCGGACTCATTTAGAAAAACTGTTGAACGAACAAGGAGTTAGTCATCTAATTATTACCGGAGTCACAACTGAAGTCTGCGTTCAAACAACCATGAGAGAAGCAAACGATCGCGGTATGGAGTGTTTATTAGTGGAAGATGCTACCGCTAGTTACTTTCCCGATTTTAAACAATCTACCTTAGAGATGATTCGCGCCCAAGGCGGTATTATCGGCTGGACAGCAACAGCAGCAGAGGTTTTAGAAGGTTTGGCAAGTTGGCAAGTTAAGTTAGCGGCTTAGTCCCCAAACTATTCATATATTCGCGCCAACCGCCCCATTGAGTTATATCTTTTTTCCCCTCACACAAACTCGGTTCGCCCAAAACTCCTAACACTATTTCACCATTAGCTAAACGTATTTTACCAATACACAACCCTGGTGGTTCTTGCCAGAGAATTTCGCCTAATCCAATACTAGGAACATTCCAAACTTCTAGAGCGATCGCACTTCCGCCAGTTTTAACTTTAATCATAGCTGGGTGGCGATCGTCTATTGACCACAGGCGATAACTAGCTTCTGTCAATGCTTCTCGAACAAATACCGCCCCTACCGCTAGTAAATTACCGTTCAATTCCAAACCTTGCATCAATGTTCCATTTACCGCAAGTTGCACGTTTTCCATAATTAATTTACCGAAAAAATATGTATCGATTTTACTGGCATTTCTTCGTAACATTGCGAACGTTGTGGGGGCGCAAAGCATTGCGCCCCTACGGTTAATGTTTACGAATCCTGCGCGATCGTTATATTTCCAATTACCAATGTGAGGAGAAATGACAAAATTTTGGTTAGGTGCATTACTACAAATTTCCGCCGTATTAGCATCGCAATGGCTAATTCCATCTAGCGTTAAAGCCGAAACCCCCACCCTTGAAAGCGAACTATTACCCGCATCCGTTGAAGAACAAGATAACGCGATGGCGCAAGTTACCTCGGTTTCGCAGTTATCCGACGTGCAAACCACTGATTGGGCATTTCAGGCATTACAATCGCTAGTAGAGCGCTACGGCTGCATTGCGGGTTATCCTGATGGCACTTTTCGCGGAAACCGCGCTTTAACAAGGTATGAATTTGCGGCGGGTTTAAATGCTTGTTTAGATAGAGTTAACGAATTAATTGCTACCGCCACAACGAGTTTAGTTACTAAAGAAGATTTAGTTGCGATCGCTCAACTACGAGAACAATTTGCCATAGAACTTGCAACTTTAAAAGGACGCATAGATGTATTAGAAGCTTCTACGGCAGAACTACAAGCAAATCAGTTTTCTACAACTACTAAGTTAAGCGGCTTAGTTTGGGCTAATGTAACCGGAGCATTTGCCGGGGATGATGTTTTACTAGAATCTACCGAATTAGCACCGCCAGCGAGCTTTGGCGGGGTGGTAGCAAGACGTGCAGCGCGGGATACGAACGGGAATCCAGTTGTTGCTACTAGAACCGAAGATCCTGAAGTTACTTTAAGTAATTTAGTATGGCTAAGTTTTAATACTTCCTTTACAGGCAAAGATAGTTTAGTTGTGCAACTAGCCGCCGGAAATGGCGATTCTCCAGCCAATCAATTTACTTCAGCAGGACTCTACAATACTTTTGGCGTTCCCTTTTTCGATCAAACTGCTGGTATTCAAGGGCTAGGCAATACTGTTGTCATTCGAGAATTATTCTACCAATTTCCCGTCGCTGACACTCTCCAATTAGTAGTCGGAACGCGAGTTAATTGGTATCGCTACTTTGACAACAACGCTTTTATCTTTATTTTAAACGGTGCAAACAGTTTTGACTCTAATAGCAGCACGTTATTAAACTCCATAGATCGCGGATCGGGAGGTGTAGCAATTTGGCAACCAAGCAAACAGTTTCGTTTAGCTGTCGGCTATTTGGGCGAAAATGACGAATTTCTCTCAAATTCCATTGCACCCGGCTTTAATACTTCTAGCGATCCCAACTTTGGCTTATTTGGGGGAAATTATACCGCTACTGCTGAAGCCACATTTTCACCAAGCGATCGCCTAAACTTGCGATTTCTCTACAATCGCGCTCGTACCCAAGCAATTAACGGTGTAGTTGGCGGTGCTATAAGTGATTCAACTTATCAAGGAGTAGCCGACGATGGAGTTTCCGCCATTTTC from Synechocystis sp. PCC 7509 includes these protein-coding regions:
- a CDS encoding allophanate hydrolase-related protein: MENVQLAVNGTLMQGLELNGNLLAVGAVFVREALTEASYRLWSIDDRHPAMIKVKTGGSAIALEVWNVPSIGLGEILWQEPPGLCIGKIRLANGEIVLGVLGEPSLCEGKKDITQWGGWREYMNSLGTKPLT
- a CDS encoding iron uptake porin; its protein translation is MTKFWLGALLQISAVLASQWLIPSSVKAETPTLESELLPASVEEQDNAMAQVTSVSQLSDVQTTDWAFQALQSLVERYGCIAGYPDGTFRGNRALTRYEFAAGLNACLDRVNELIATATTSLVTKEDLVAIAQLREQFAIELATLKGRIDVLEASTAELQANQFSTTTKLSGLVWANVTGAFAGDDVLLESTELAPPASFGGVVARRAARDTNGNPVVATRTEDPEVTLSNLVWLSFNTSFTGKDSLVVQLAAGNGDSPANQFTSAGLYNTFGVPFFDQTAGIQGLGNTVVIRELFYQFPVADTLQLVVGTRVNWYRYFDNNAFIFILNGANSFDSNSSTLLNSIDRGSGGVAIWQPSKQFRLAVGYLGENDEFLSNSIAPGFNTSSDPNFGLFGGNYTATAEATFSPSDRLNLRFLYNRARTQAINGVVGGAISDSTYQGVADDGVSAIFDPLTGTVADGGLDHSMADVFEFNFDWLIAKSFGIFGRYTYASTNLKPINQDINAQAIQAGVAFPNLGKEGALFTLSYIIPFSILDGRQYLVSGGGDGGIQYEFEANYFYPITDNIALVPAFYLIANPNNFSSNPNIYVANLRAQFSF
- a CDS encoding cysteine hydrolase family protein; protein product: MVLISAQPYDYELPVKGLGLLIIDMQRDFLEPGGFGEALGNDISYLRQIVPTVQQLLKTFRRLQLPIFHTIEGHAPDLSDCPNSKLQRGKGNLKIGDRGSMGRILVLGEPGNAIIPELSPIAREFVISKPGKGAFCRTHLEKLLNEQGVSHLIITGVTTEVCVQTTMREANDRGMECLLVEDATASYFPDFKQSTLEMIRAQGGIIGWTATAAEVLEGLASWQVKLAA